The window AGGTCTTTGATGGATCGAGCGGGCAGGCAGAAGATGGCGGGTTCCAATTTAGGGGAACGTTTTTCGACGAGGGCGGCCTGGGCTTCCCGGCGCGTCAGTACTCCGGCCAGCTTTCCTTTTTGAATGACAGGGAAGCGTTGATAGGGATGTTCCTGCAAAAATTGTTCGAGCTGCACGGGTTCGAGGTCGGCGACGACAACCGGTTGAAATTTGGCAATGGTGGAGACGGGTAGTTGCTGCCAGCTTTGCAGGTCGCGCGGTGGAACGATGCGGTCAATGTGAATGCCATCCTGCGCGAGAATGGCATCGTACAGACTCTCCTTGGAGAGTTTGTAGCTGACGGCCTGGCTGACCAGAGAGCCCAGCATCAGGAGCGGAACGAGTGAGAATTCATGGGTCATTTCAAAGACGATGAGAATGCCCGTTACGGGAGCGCGTACCACGGCTCCCAGGCAGGCGCTCATGCCTACCACCGCCAAAGCGACAACGTCTGAGGTGGTCAAAGGCACGATGAGATTGCAAAGTCCCGCGACAAACACGCCGCTCATGGCGCCGAAGAACAGTGTAGGGGAGAAGACGCCACCACAGCCACCGAAGCCGTAGCAACTGAAGGTCGCTATGAGCTTGGTGATCAACAGCAGGCCGGCGAGTTGCCAGGCGAGGTGGCCGCCCAAGGCATCCGACAGATCAGCGTATCCGAGACTGAACACCCCGAGGCGGTGTGTGGTCAGGAACACGGCGATGCCCAGGCACCAGGTGATAAGGGCTCCGAAAGAGGGCAGAATCCAGGCTGGAACATGGCGGAAATGTTTTCGTTTGGCGCGCAAACCGAGTGTGGTTTTTTGAAAAACCATTCCCGAAAGACCGGCGAAGGCAGCGACGAAAGGAGTAATCACATAGACAAGCCAGGAAGGAGATTCGACATTGCCAAGCGTAAAGGCAGGCTGTGGTCCCAACAAACCGTGCACCACCAGCGCGCCGATCACCGCGGCCAGGAGCACGCCACCCAACATGCGGCTATTTAAGTCCTGGATGATTTCCTCCAGCA is drawn from Pedosphaera parvula Ellin514 and contains these coding sequences:
- a CDS encoding chloride channel protein codes for the protein MSILALPSYVQKLPKKARIPLQTCVYGLGAGVVTVGFQVGMSRLYDATFVNLSHQSTSIFLIGTFLVLMSTSLMVGWLLSSFCREASGSGIPQLKVAFWRDFGFVPWRVVWVKFIAGILSIGGGSSLGREGPSVQLAGGLGSKLGGILGEAKQNRRAAAASGAAAGLAAAFNTPLASVTFVLEEIIQDLNSRMLGGVLLAAVIGALVVHGLLGPQPAFTLGNVESPSWLVYVITPFVAAFAGLSGMVFQKTTLGLRAKRKHFRHVPAWILPSFGALITWCLGIAVFLTTHRLGVFSLGYADLSDALGGHLAWQLAGLLLITKLIATFSCYGFGGCGGVFSPTLFFGAMSGVFVAGLCNLIVPLTTSDVVALAVVGMSACLGAVVRAPVTGILIVFEMTHEFSLVPLLMLGSLVSQAVSYKLSKESLYDAILAQDGIHIDRIVPPRDLQSWQQLPVSTIAKFQPVVVADLEPVQLEQFLQEHPYQRFPVIQKGKLAGVLTRREAQAALVEKRSPKLEPAIFCLPARSIKDLQHLLMESHSGLVVILDQIDGNILGLVTLHDLLRAEVSTAERSGD